From a single Miscanthus floridulus cultivar M001 chromosome 8, ASM1932011v1, whole genome shotgun sequence genomic region:
- the LOC136475703 gene encoding U-box domain-containing protein 52-like isoform X1, translated as MSYTFNTQPIVAPAKKKDTRNDAADAAVKHCNPLSSSEHGRAAVAVDGDRGSQYALKWAADNILSRARPFFLIHVRRKPTFLQGPGGKQFAISHVQDDIPADFDAQMDLQAKDLMIPFQCFCSRRGLQCREIVLDGTDVSKAIVDFVVSNKVDKLVLGSASRNAFTRTIWKLDVPTSVTKSAPTFCSVYVIAKGKISSFRPATYANGTGKEDLKSDLAGHNLSRPIPVRALMPIYASSDESTEDGSFMSSDQQRHSDSSSVQTASSCPSGFLNDVDQQYRHPLLSLNTDNEQASHAPRRQFLGFDDSSLKDSTLNPGYNVYSPLSPTANDEAELSLFRIERKEKNGDMLPWNNYTEEHKEMARNPESSSIPPSHRNKPEAEAEACSQSAIGPKHKLLTLDPPPHDAQRGERITEELKDHDLQDVIHPILRRWPPISSPRDDNRTGSTPEETRKLDLKLKALPRPIETKRMLECLPTRLECRIFTADDITNATNHFADELKIGEGGYGPVYKATLDNTLVAIKILYSNITQGLKQFQQEVELLNNIRHPNMVHLVGACPEYGCLVYEYMPNGSLEDRLFCHSGTPPLPWQLRFRIAVEIASGLLYLHKMKPEAFVHRDLKPGNILLDGNFVTKIGDVGLARIIPRSMDAVATTQYRETAAAGTFCYIDPEYQKTGLVCTKSDVYALGVIFLQMVTAREAMGLAYTVSDALEEGTFADLLDGKVTGWPVQEAQAFAELALKCCEMRRRDRPDLETVVMPELIRLHRLVSPSEYPSSSSSSLPPSMDQAHHRSASDKDLRLDNDLVDILSDGSLKGGASFAI; from the exons ATGTCGTACACGTTCAACACGCAGCCCATCGTGGCACCGGCTAAGAAGAAGGACACCCGCAATGACGCCGCCGACGCTGCCGTGAAGCACTGCAACCCGCTCTCGTCGAGTGAGCACGGGAGGGCGGCCGTCGCCGTCGACGGCGACAGGGGCAGCCAGTACGCGCTCAAGTGGGCCGCCGACAACATCCTCTCCCGCGCCCGGCCTTTCTTCCTCATCCACGTCCGCCGCAAGCCCACCTTCCTCCAGGGCCCCG GTGGTAAGCAGTTCGCCATATCACACGTACAGGATGACATTCCGGCCGATTTTGATGCTCAGATGGATCTTCAGGCTAAAGATCTGATGATCCCCTTCCAGTGTTTCTGCAGCAGGAGAGGG TTGCAATGCAGGGAAATTGTCCTGGATGGAACAGATGTGTCCAAAGCGATTGTTGATTTTGTTGTGAGCAACAAGGTCGATAAGTTAGTACTGGGGTCAGCATCCAGGAATGCATTTACAAG AACAATATGGAAACTGGATGTGCCAACATCTGTCACAAAATCTGCACCGACCTTCTGTTCAGTGTATGTGATAGCAAAAGGAAAGATTTCTTCTTTCAGGCCTGCCACTTATGCAAATGGCACAGGCAAAGAAGATTTGAAATCTGATCTGGCTGGACACAATCTTTCAAG GCCTATACCAGTACGTGCTCTGATGCCCATTTATGCCAGTTCTGATGAATCAACAGAAGATGGAAGCTTCATGTCATCAGATCAACAACGGCATAGCGACTCTTCATCTGTACAAACAGCATCTTCATGCCCAAGTGGATTCCTAAACGACGTTGATCAGCAATATAGACATCCATTGCTTTCTCTGAATACGGACAATGAACAAGCATCTCATGCTCCACGTAGACAATTCCTGGGATTTGATGACTCAAGCCTCAAGGATAGCACTCTAAATCCTGGATACAATGTCTACAGTCCACTGTCGCCAACGGCAA ATGATGAAGCTGAACTAAGCCTCTTCAGAATCGAACGGAAGGAAAAGAATGGCGATATGCTTCCATGGAATAATTACACAGAG GAACACAAGGAGATGGCCAGAAACCCAGAAAGCTCTTCCATCCCCCCATCTCACAGAAACAAACCGGAGGCAGAAGCAGAAGCATGTTCTCAGTCAGCAATTGGACCAAAGCATAAACTCCTGACCCTCGACCCTCCACCTCACGACGCTCAACGTGGAGAAAGGATTACAGAGGAGTTGAAAGATCATGATTTGCAGGATGTCATTCACCCGATCTTGAGACGCTGGCCACCGATTAGCTCGCCTAGAGATGACAACAGGACTGGGTCTACTCCGGAAGAGACTCGCAAGCTTGACCTCAAGCTTAAAGCCTTGCCAAGGCCAATTGAGACTAAAAGGATGCTAGAGTGCCTGCCTACTAGGCTGGAGTGCAGAATATTTACCGCAGACGATATCACAAACGCGACTAATCATTTCGCCGACGAGCTGAAGATTGGAGAAGGAGGCTATGGACCAGTCTACAAGGCCACACTTGACAACACTCTTGTGGCCATCAAGATCCTTTATTCTAATATAACTCAGGGACTCAAGCAGTTTCAACAGGAG GTTGAGCTGCTGAACAACATTCGTCACCCGAACATGGTGCACCTGGTCGGGGCGTGCCCGGAGTACGGGTGCCTGGTGTACGAGTACATGCCGAACGGCAGCCTGGAGGACCGCCTGTTCTGCCACTCCGGCACGCCGCCGCTGCCATGGCAGCTGCGGTTCAGGATCGCCGTTGAGATCGCGAGCGGCCTGCTGTACCTGCACAAGATGAAGCCCGAGGCGTTCGTGCACCGCGACCTCAAGCCGGGCAACATCCTGCTGGACGGCAACTTCGTGACCAAGATCGGCGACGTCGGGCTGGCGCGCATCATCCCGCGGTCCATGGACGCCGTGGCGACGACGCAGTACCGGGAGACGGCGGCGGCCGGCACCTTCTGCTACATCGACCCGGAGTACCAGAAGACGGGGCTGGTGTGCACCAAGTCCGACGTGTACGCGCTGGGCGTCATCTTCCTGCAGATGGTCACCGCCAGGGAGGCCATGGGGCTGGCGTACACCGTCTCCGACGCGCTGGAGGAAGGCACGTTCGCCGACCTCCTGGACGGCAAAGTCACCGGCTGGCCCGTGCAGGAGGCGCAGGCCTTCGCCGAGCTCGCGCTCAAGTGCTGCGAGATGCGGCGCAGGGACCGGCCGGACCTGGAGACCGTCGTCATGCCCGAGCTCATCCGGCTGCACCGGCTCGTCTCGCCGTCGgaatatccttcttcttcttcttcctcacttcctCCTTCCATGGATCAAGCTCATCACCGTTCAGCAAGTGACAAG GATTTGCGTTTGGACAATGACCTGGTTGACATTCTGAGTGACGGGAGTTTGAAGGGAGGAGCATCGTTTGCAATATAA
- the LOC136475704 gene encoding VIN3-like protein 2: MDPPRGGTVIDPANCRLMSVDEKRELVRDLSKSPESAPDRLVAWTRREIVEILCSDLGRERKYTGLSKQRMLDYLFRVVSGKSSGPVEHVQEKEKEKGKEKEKEKESIPEPNTTNHQSPAKRPRKSDNPSRLPIITNNSAASDVTGPPNNPRFCQNVACRAILRDKFCRRCSCCICFNYDDNKDPSLWLSCSSDQHLQKDTCGFSCHLECALKDERTGILQSGQCKKLDGSYYCTRCWKQNDLLGSWKKQLVTAKDARRLDVLCHRIYLSHKILISTEKYLVLHEIVDTALKKLEAEVGPISGAPNMSRGIVSRLTVGAEVQKLCAQAIDAMESLFSDVSPASSRIQRPSMIPPNFVKFEAITPTSVVVFLDLVHCPMLAQEATSFNIWHRVAVTELYLSNPSGIILAPSKKLPVTGLAPATSYIFKVIAFKNSIELGSWEIRMKTICQKDDPRGSMPGGTGLGHNSESPKANSDGQSDPSSEGVDSNNNIAVYADLNKSPESDFEYCENPEILDSDKASHHPSERIDDLQNIQMAADRVTEVTELEEAPGLSASALDEEPNACVQTVLLRESNSLEHNQRAVVPRSQDTSNVLAGNELMIVGPRYAGSVPPIATRGVENSKENGGRGFKPKPCDNVVQNGFSKPEREPGNSSNKRTSGKMEDLGHKDNSSEVSYEYCVKVVRWLECEGYIETNFRVKFLTWFSLHATPQERKIVIVYVDTLIEDPVSLSGQLVDSFSERIYTKKRPSMPSGFCMDLWH, from the exons ATGGATCCCCCACGCGGAG GAACAGTGATTGATCCTGCTAATTGTCGATTGATGAGTGTGGATGAAAAGCGAGAACTCGTTCGTGATTTATCAAAGAGCCCAGAAAGTGCTCCTGACAGGCTTGTAGCATGGACCCGTCGGGAAATTGTAGAGATTCTTTGTTCTGATCTTGGAAGGGAGAGGAAATATACTGGTTTATCCAAACAGAGAATGCTAGATTATCTCTTCAGGGTGGTGTCTGGAAAATCATCTGGTCCTGTGGAACATGtacaagagaaagagaaagagaaagggaaagagaaagagaaagagaaagagtcAATTCCTGAGCCCAATACAACTAACCATCAGTCCCCTGCCAAACGACCGAGAAAGAGTGACAATCCATCACGATTACCGATTATCACAAACAACTCTGCAGCATCTGATGTAACTGGGCCACCTAATAATCCACGCTTCTGCCAAAATGTAGCTTGCAGGGCTATTCTCAGGGACAAATTTTGCAGACGCTGTTCATGCTGCATTTGTTTCAATTATGATGATAACAAGGACCCAAGCCTCTGGTTGTCGTGTAGTTCAGACCAACACTTACAAAAGGATACCTGTGGTTTTTCATGTCATCTTGAATGTGCTCTAAAGGATGAAAGAACTGGTATTCTGCAGAGTGGACAATGCAAAAAACTTGATGGTAGCTATTATTGCACTCGCTGTTGGAAACAGAATGATTTGCTTGG GTCCTGGAAGAAACAGCTGGTGACAGCAAAAGATGCTCGGCGATTGGATGTATTGTGTCACCGGATTTATCTCAGTCATAAGATCCTCATCTCCACAGAGAAGTACTTGGTATTGCATGAGATTGTTGATACAGCATTGAAGAAACTGGAGGCTGAGGTCGGTCCTATATCTGGAGCTCCAAATATGAGCCGTGGAATTGTTAGTCGACTTACTGTTGGTGCTGAAGTTCAGAAACTTTGTGCTCAAGCAATAGATGCTATGGAATCATTGTTCTCGGATGTATCTCCTGCTAGTTCAAGAATTCAGC GACCATCTATGATACCACCAAACTTTGTTAAGTTTGAAGCTATAACCCCAACATCTGTCGTCGTATTTTTGGATTTGGTTCACTGTCCTATGCTTGCCCAAGAGGCAACTTCGTTTAATATCTGGCACCGAGTGGCTGTTACTGAATTGTACCTGTCAAATCCGAGTGGCATAATACTTGCGCCATCGAAAAAATTACCTGTCACTGGGCTTGCACCGGCTACAAGCTATATCTTTAAGGTTATTGCTTTCAAGAATTCAATCGAGTTGGGGTCATGGGAAATTAGAATGAAGACAATCTGTCAAAAGGATGATCCAAGGGGTTCAATGCCAGGTGGTACTGGACTAGGACACAATAGTGAGAGCCCAAAGGCAAACAGTGATGGCCAGTCTGATCCTTCCTCAGAGGGTGTCGACTCAAACAATAATATTGCTGTTTATGCTGATCTAAACAAGTCCCCCGAAAGTGATTTTGAGTACTGTGAAAATCCTGAGATCCTAGATTCAGATAAAGCGTCTCATCACCCCAGTGAACGCATCGATGACTTGCAAAATATACAGATGGCTGCAGATAGGGTAACAGAAGTCACTGAGCTGGAAGAAGCGCCTGGGCTCTCAGCCTCAGCCTTGGATGAGGAACCCAATGCTTGTGTTCAAACAGTGCTTCTCAGGGAGTCAAACTCACTAGAACACAATCAAAGAGCTGTAGTTCCTAGATCACAGGATACATCTAATGTACTGGCTGGAAATGAGTTGATGATTGTTGGACCTCGATATGCTGGTTCTGTGCCACCCATTGCAACAAGAGGTGTGGAAAACAGCAAGGAGAATGGTGGAAGGGGCTTCAAACCCAAACCTTGTGACAACGTTGTTCAAAATGGCTTTTCAAAGCCTGAAAGGGAACCGGGCAATTCTTCAAACAAAAGAACATCTGGTAAAATGGAGGACCTTGGCCACAAGGATAATTCCTCTGAAGTGTCCTATGAGTACTGTGTAAAGGTGGTCAGGTGGCTGGAGTGTGAGGGCTATATTGAGACAAACTTCAGGGTGAAGTTTCTTACATGGTTTAGCTTGCATGCCACCCCGCAAGAGAGAAAGATAGTTATTGTCTATGTGGATACTCTTATTGAGGACCCTGTCAGTCTTTCTGGCCAGCTCGTCGACAGCTTCTCGGAGAGGATATATACCAAAAAGCGGCCTTCCATGCCTTCCGGTTTCTGCATGGACCTGTGGCATTAA
- the LOC136475703 gene encoding U-box domain-containing protein 52-like isoform X2: protein MSYTFNTQPIVAPAKKKDTRNDAADAAVKHCNPLSSSEHGRAAVAVDGDRGSQYALKWAADNILSRARPFFLIHVRRKPTFLQGPGGKQFAISHVQDDIPADFDAQMDLQAKDLMIPFQCFCSRRGLQCREIVLDGTDVSKAIVDFVVSNKVDKLVLGSASRNAFTRTIWKLDVPTSVTKSAPTFCSVYVIAKGKISSFRPATYANGTGKEDLKSDLAGHNLSSSDESTEDGSFMSSDQQRHSDSSSVQTASSCPSGFLNDVDQQYRHPLLSLNTDNEQASHAPRRQFLGFDDSSLKDSTLNPGYNVYSPLSPTANDEAELSLFRIERKEKNGDMLPWNNYTEEHKEMARNPESSSIPPSHRNKPEAEAEACSQSAIGPKHKLLTLDPPPHDAQRGERITEELKDHDLQDVIHPILRRWPPISSPRDDNRTGSTPEETRKLDLKLKALPRPIETKRMLECLPTRLECRIFTADDITNATNHFADELKIGEGGYGPVYKATLDNTLVAIKILYSNITQGLKQFQQEVELLNNIRHPNMVHLVGACPEYGCLVYEYMPNGSLEDRLFCHSGTPPLPWQLRFRIAVEIASGLLYLHKMKPEAFVHRDLKPGNILLDGNFVTKIGDVGLARIIPRSMDAVATTQYRETAAAGTFCYIDPEYQKTGLVCTKSDVYALGVIFLQMVTAREAMGLAYTVSDALEEGTFADLLDGKVTGWPVQEAQAFAELALKCCEMRRRDRPDLETVVMPELIRLHRLVSPSEYPSSSSSSLPPSMDQAHHRSASDKDLRLDNDLVDILSDGSLKGGASFAI from the exons ATGTCGTACACGTTCAACACGCAGCCCATCGTGGCACCGGCTAAGAAGAAGGACACCCGCAATGACGCCGCCGACGCTGCCGTGAAGCACTGCAACCCGCTCTCGTCGAGTGAGCACGGGAGGGCGGCCGTCGCCGTCGACGGCGACAGGGGCAGCCAGTACGCGCTCAAGTGGGCCGCCGACAACATCCTCTCCCGCGCCCGGCCTTTCTTCCTCATCCACGTCCGCCGCAAGCCCACCTTCCTCCAGGGCCCCG GTGGTAAGCAGTTCGCCATATCACACGTACAGGATGACATTCCGGCCGATTTTGATGCTCAGATGGATCTTCAGGCTAAAGATCTGATGATCCCCTTCCAGTGTTTCTGCAGCAGGAGAGGG TTGCAATGCAGGGAAATTGTCCTGGATGGAACAGATGTGTCCAAAGCGATTGTTGATTTTGTTGTGAGCAACAAGGTCGATAAGTTAGTACTGGGGTCAGCATCCAGGAATGCATTTACAAG AACAATATGGAAACTGGATGTGCCAACATCTGTCACAAAATCTGCACCGACCTTCTGTTCAGTGTATGTGATAGCAAAAGGAAAGATTTCTTCTTTCAGGCCTGCCACTTATGCAAATGGCACAGGCAAAGAAGATTTGAAATCTGATCTGGCTGGACACAATCTTTCAAG TTCTGATGAATCAACAGAAGATGGAAGCTTCATGTCATCAGATCAACAACGGCATAGCGACTCTTCATCTGTACAAACAGCATCTTCATGCCCAAGTGGATTCCTAAACGACGTTGATCAGCAATATAGACATCCATTGCTTTCTCTGAATACGGACAATGAACAAGCATCTCATGCTCCACGTAGACAATTCCTGGGATTTGATGACTCAAGCCTCAAGGATAGCACTCTAAATCCTGGATACAATGTCTACAGTCCACTGTCGCCAACGGCAA ATGATGAAGCTGAACTAAGCCTCTTCAGAATCGAACGGAAGGAAAAGAATGGCGATATGCTTCCATGGAATAATTACACAGAG GAACACAAGGAGATGGCCAGAAACCCAGAAAGCTCTTCCATCCCCCCATCTCACAGAAACAAACCGGAGGCAGAAGCAGAAGCATGTTCTCAGTCAGCAATTGGACCAAAGCATAAACTCCTGACCCTCGACCCTCCACCTCACGACGCTCAACGTGGAGAAAGGATTACAGAGGAGTTGAAAGATCATGATTTGCAGGATGTCATTCACCCGATCTTGAGACGCTGGCCACCGATTAGCTCGCCTAGAGATGACAACAGGACTGGGTCTACTCCGGAAGAGACTCGCAAGCTTGACCTCAAGCTTAAAGCCTTGCCAAGGCCAATTGAGACTAAAAGGATGCTAGAGTGCCTGCCTACTAGGCTGGAGTGCAGAATATTTACCGCAGACGATATCACAAACGCGACTAATCATTTCGCCGACGAGCTGAAGATTGGAGAAGGAGGCTATGGACCAGTCTACAAGGCCACACTTGACAACACTCTTGTGGCCATCAAGATCCTTTATTCTAATATAACTCAGGGACTCAAGCAGTTTCAACAGGAG GTTGAGCTGCTGAACAACATTCGTCACCCGAACATGGTGCACCTGGTCGGGGCGTGCCCGGAGTACGGGTGCCTGGTGTACGAGTACATGCCGAACGGCAGCCTGGAGGACCGCCTGTTCTGCCACTCCGGCACGCCGCCGCTGCCATGGCAGCTGCGGTTCAGGATCGCCGTTGAGATCGCGAGCGGCCTGCTGTACCTGCACAAGATGAAGCCCGAGGCGTTCGTGCACCGCGACCTCAAGCCGGGCAACATCCTGCTGGACGGCAACTTCGTGACCAAGATCGGCGACGTCGGGCTGGCGCGCATCATCCCGCGGTCCATGGACGCCGTGGCGACGACGCAGTACCGGGAGACGGCGGCGGCCGGCACCTTCTGCTACATCGACCCGGAGTACCAGAAGACGGGGCTGGTGTGCACCAAGTCCGACGTGTACGCGCTGGGCGTCATCTTCCTGCAGATGGTCACCGCCAGGGAGGCCATGGGGCTGGCGTACACCGTCTCCGACGCGCTGGAGGAAGGCACGTTCGCCGACCTCCTGGACGGCAAAGTCACCGGCTGGCCCGTGCAGGAGGCGCAGGCCTTCGCCGAGCTCGCGCTCAAGTGCTGCGAGATGCGGCGCAGGGACCGGCCGGACCTGGAGACCGTCGTCATGCCCGAGCTCATCCGGCTGCACCGGCTCGTCTCGCCGTCGgaatatccttcttcttcttcttcctcacttcctCCTTCCATGGATCAAGCTCATCACCGTTCAGCAAGTGACAAG GATTTGCGTTTGGACAATGACCTGGTTGACATTCTGAGTGACGGGAGTTTGAAGGGAGGAGCATCGTTTGCAATATAA